The Desulfobacterales bacterium genome contains a region encoding:
- a CDS encoding PIG-L deacetylase family protein — translation MVLRTAISKTDGIQSMSTILAISAHPDDETLFGGGTLAKYAQQGHAVFILETTRGEGGEVGQPALTTQENLAAFREQEVRQAAHILGARDIFFLPFIDPYMEVNGIARRIDVPLPKFAAAIETYIRDIRPDLIITHGSNGEYGHPQHIYTHQATRLAIGNGRPDTALISWSAWHTPSERERILNQDDKADIITDVSPWHDVKVAAALCHKTQHAMFLRNSGAPSIADMVWKTETFHIWQGPLPANL, via the coding sequence ATGGTCTTACGGACGGCCATCAGTAAAACAGACGGAATTCAATCCATGTCAACCATCTTAGCGATATCAGCACATCCAGATGATGAGACGCTTTTCGGCGGAGGAACCTTGGCCAAATACGCCCAACAGGGCCATGCGGTATTCATTCTGGAAACCACCCGTGGTGAAGGCGGCGAAGTGGGTCAACCAGCGTTGACAACACAGGAAAACCTGGCCGCCTTTCGAGAACAGGAAGTGCGTCAGGCAGCACACATCTTAGGAGCCCGTGATATTTTTTTTCTGCCGTTTATTGATCCATACATGGAGGTCAACGGCATAGCGCGTCGCATCGATGTCCCGCTGCCGAAATTCGCGGCCGCTATCGAAACTTATATACGTGACATCCGGCCGGATCTGATTATCACCCATGGTTCAAATGGTGAATACGGCCACCCGCAACACATCTACACCCACCAGGCCACTCGGTTAGCGATAGGCAACGGTCGCCCGGACACTGCCTTGATAAGTTGGTCGGCATGGCATACGCCATCCGAACGCGAACGAATCTTAAATCAGGATGATAAAGCCGATATCATCACCGATGTCAGCCCCTGGCATGATGTGAAAGTTGCCGCCGCCCTCTGTCATAAAACCCAGCATGCGATGTTTTTGCGAAATTCCGGCGCCCCTTCGATCGCTGATATGGTCTGGAAGACCGAAACCTTTCATATCTGGCAAGGCCCTCTACCTGCCAATCTCTAA
- a CDS encoding DUF427 domain-containing protein, translated as MWTYRGQKRPDFAVVPKTGQESVWDYPRPPKLVVDERRVEVRYGDQVVASSTQTYRVLETASPPSFYIPPQDVNRELIKAAPGASECEWKGVAQYWMLSVDPSRGIVGWRYPAPKPGFKEICDYFSFYPSVLHCTVSGDKVHAQPGQFYGGWITAEVVGPFKGGPGTAHW; from the coding sequence ATGTGGACATACAGAGGGCAGAAAAGACCTGATTTTGCAGTAGTGCCCAAGACGGGTCAAGAATCGGTGTGGGACTACCCCAGACCCCCTAAACTGGTCGTGGATGAACGACGGGTTGAGGTTCGTTATGGTGATCAGGTGGTGGCTTCTTCCACTCAAACCTATCGCGTGCTTGAGACCGCCAGCCCACCTTCTTTTTATATCCCGCCGCAGGATGTAAACCGCGAACTGATTAAAGCGGCGCCAGGTGCTTCTGAGTGTGAGTGGAAAGGTGTGGCGCAATACTGGATGCTGTCCGTCGATCCAAGCAGGGGCATCGTGGGTTGGCGTTACCCCGCACCTAAACCAGGGTTTAAAGAAATCTGCGATTATTTTTCGTTCTACCCGTCTGTTTTACATTGCACTGTTTCGGGTGACAAAGTACACGCACAACCCGGCCAATTTTATGGTGGCTGGATTACCGCTGAAGTCGTCGGTCCGTTTAAAGGCGGACCGGGAACAGCGCACTGGTAA